TGACTTCAGCGTCAGCCGCAATCAGCGCGTTGCCGCGCACGCTCGCGCCGGGATGCGCCGCGGTCGCCTCGTGCTCCAGCAGCATCGCGTTCGCCGCAAGGTAGCTCTCGGGCGTCCCGGCGTCAATCCAGCTGCCGGCGAAGGGGAAGCCGTGCAGCCCCGCGCCAGCCAGCTGCGTGAAGATTTCGCGCTCGACCGAGACCTTGCGGCCGGCGGGAATCATCGCGAGAACCTCTGGTTCGAGCAGGTATGTCCCGGCGTTAATCAGGTTCGATTTTTCCTCGCCTTCTGCCGGCTTTTCCTGGAAGCCGACAATCGCGTTGCCGTCCAGCTCCGCCACCCCGTAGCGGCTCGGGTCAGCTACATCCCACAGCGCCAGCGTCCCGAGCGCGCCGGTCGCGCGATGCTGCTCCAGCATCGCCTCCGCGTCGAGAGACGAGACGATGTCGCCATTGAAGACCAGCGCCGTTCCCGTGATGTGGGCGCGGCAGTTGCGCATTGCGCCGCCGGTCCCGAGCGGCTCCGTTTCGGGGACGATAATCACCTCGCGTCCGCAATCGATTGCGGCGAAATGCGCCGCGATTGCGTCGGCCTGGTGGTGGACCGCCAGCGCGACCTTCGTGACGCGCCCGGGCAGGCTGCGCACCAGCCGCTCGAGCATCGGTACGTTCGCGAGCGGCAGCAGCGCCTTCGGCGTCGCGAGCGTCAGCGGCCGCAGCCGCGTGCCGAAGCCGCCGACAAGGATAATCGCTTCCACGTGGCCCGAGCGGCGGCGGTATTAGAACGGCAGCGCGCCGCGCTGCCAGAGCGTGTCGAGCACCAGCCCCAGCGTGAAGAGCAGCCCGCCCAGCTTGACGAAGTGGAACGCCCACGCCACGTACCAGAGCGGCCAGATGGGATACTCCTCGGGGGGGTTGTCGGGCGTGCGCCCTTCCTTCAGGTTATCGGGCATCGCGTCGAACGCCAGCTGGAACGCTTCCTGCGGGGTCGCCGGCACCGGCTTGCCCAGCATACGGACGCAGAGCATCGCGCGCGGCAGCGCCAGCAGCGCCAGCGCCATGAAGGGATGGCCGCCGCCGCCAACCAGCGGCGCGTCGGCCGCCAACGCCAGCCAGAAAC
This region of Candidatus Poseidoniia archaeon genomic DNA includes:
- a CDS encoding NDP-sugar synthase, translating into MEAIILVGGFGTRLRPLTLATPKALLPLANVPMLERLVRSLPGRVTKVALAVHHQADAIAAHFAAIDCGREVIIVPETEPLGTGGAMRNCRAHITGTALVFNGDIVSSLDAEAMLEQHRATGALGTLALWDVADPSRYGVAELDGNAIVGFQEKPAEGEEKSNLINAGTYLLEPEVLAMIPAGRKVSVEREIFTQLAGAGLHGFPFAGSWIDAGTPESYLAANAMLLEHEATAAHPGASVRGNALIAADAEVRSSIVGPDTVIGPGVSLDRCVVRRSVLLAGASATGAVIEDCILGPGVAVEGDRSRMVLAAEDELRF